One Acidobacteriota bacterium DNA window includes the following coding sequences:
- a CDS encoding DUF2199 domain-containing protein — MTYQCAYCGEIHDDLPDIGSDRPDLCWSIPETEWNQRVDLTAETCVIDKIHFLIRGVIELPIHDTPETFGFGVWISLTKEDFDTYLENPDTDEIGPFSGRLGTNIRFYAEDTTSIQTLVHFLGHNARPIILLDPMTNHPLGIDQRNGISLSKAWEIVHFYGLG; from the coding sequence GTGACCTATCAGTGTGCTTACTGTGGTGAAATTCACGATGATCTCCCTGATATTGGGAGTGACCGCCCTGACCTTTGCTGGTCAATTCCTGAAACTGAATGGAATCAACGGGTTGACCTTACTGCTGAAACCTGTGTAATTGATAAAATACACTTCTTGATTCGAGGAGTGATTGAACTTCCAATCCACGACACGCCTGAAACTTTTGGGTTTGGAGTCTGGATTTCCCTCACAAAAGAAGACTTCGACACCTATCTGGAAAATCCCGACACTGATGAGATTGGTCCGTTTTCAGGTCGGTTGGGAACAAACATCCGTTTTTATGCTGAGGATACAACCTCGATCCAAACTCTGGTTCATTTCCTGGGTCACAATGCTCGTCCAATCATTCTGCTGGATCCAATGACAAATCATCCGCTGGGGATTGACCAGCGCAATGGCATCTCATTATCGAAAGCCTGGGAAATTGTTCATTTTTATGGGCTTGGGTGA
- a CDS encoding SBBP repeat-containing protein has product MGQADSRAKFLTRSASGTVFFTPKEATVLVRPTDHLASQANTPASVTQKQPAHIVQIQFKNAQSSTRLFGINQLSARSNYFIGNNRAQWKPDVPHFESICYQEIYPGIDLVFYGNQRHLEFDFQLSPGSNPQNIKLMFNGAQNLALNSNGDLVITTQSGQLLQQKPIVYQAINSQRTVVDGNYIILPSGEVGFQLGNYAPEYPLIIDPILSYATYLGGTGYDQCNDIAVDSSGNIVLTGYTTSLQFPFGNPTQSTHFPTDEVFVTKLNPTGTTLIYSVYLGGTNTNSSVTVDQGEAVAIDSTGNIYLTGETNSTDFPVTPGAIQPNLNGCCNSDIFITKLNAAGNQLLYSTYLGGDFGNEQGTDIAVDSAGAIYTVGFTNSLNFPITPGAFQTTGGVAQNGGIIDGFAVKLNPTTSSLIYGTYLGGANADKIEKMVLTSTGEILLVGDTNSPNFPTKPGAYQPIPNGSCCNYDAFVAKLNSNGTDLVFSTYLGGATGNDFGTGIGVDPTGNILVGGYTGSTDFPVTSGVIQPTGGVNPISGIYDGFVTRLNSSGSALAFSTYLGGNGTDQILDLTVDSIGNAHMAGLTASSNFPLVDPLQPEFGGGAYDGFVAEIGSTGTTLVHSTYLGGSGNEIPWSVCVDTSQTTLVGGTTTSVNFPTHTPYQASNQGGNDAFLVKISPCPTLDFQPSILPTGIIGLGYNQSLSVTGGQSPYTFTVLNGTLPAGLALSTIGVISGTPSAIGTSQFTVQVQEGNQCRGSQTYTLTISCPSISLSPTTLPGGASGSTYNQSLSASGGQQPYTFTISAGSLPAGLTLNPTGLISGIPLVAGTAQVSIQVQDAMGCVGSQTYPMAVTCPAATILPATLPTGTVGTTYTETLTVSGAQLPFTFDLVNGVLPTGVTLSPTGQISGLPTQGGNFSFTVRATSESCCTYLQPFTLEVEVVPTIDPTPDIGFNPGLNGEVVALGIQPDGKWVIGGSFTQVNGQPRAHIVRLNPDGSVDTSFADPGLNGTVRKLILLPDGKILIGGDFNQAGGFTRVQLARLNANGTADPTFQAPVLANGNGGFITFARQVDGKIVVGGGFSQAEGQPHAGLVRLTSNGGVDTTFNPQVLSPGFIPLVWTIALQSDGKIVIGGDFSLVNYEGRQNIARLNSNGTLDTTFTAYSTARVYVIAIQPDKKILVGGVMAVLSGHPVINLGRVHLNGSPDTGFQPAANASVHTMVVQTDGKILVGGFFNIANGDYRNYIMRLNSDGAADNTFIDPGLRGHVWGLGLEPNGRIVAGGGFTQVGSFNQKYLVRFASPSTPAQELLIAPNGTSVTWNRSGNGPDVWRTYFEVSTNGGTTYSLLGSGTRIGTSTNWQITGLNLPIGTSFLIRARGFTISGETNGSSGLIQQIQESTFGRTDLPRRENRSDAW; this is encoded by the coding sequence ATGGGGCAGGCAGATTCCAGAGCCAAATTTCTGACTCGGAGCGCCAGCGGGACTGTTTTTTTTACACCTAAAGAAGCAACGGTACTGGTACGCCCAACAGACCACCTGGCTTCACAAGCCAACACACCGGCGAGCGTTACTCAAAAACAACCAGCACACATTGTCCAGATACAGTTCAAAAATGCTCAGTCATCTACAAGATTGTTTGGCATCAATCAATTATCAGCCCGAAGTAACTATTTTATTGGAAATAATCGGGCTCAATGGAAACCAGATGTACCTCATTTTGAAAGTATTTGTTACCAGGAAATTTACCCTGGAATTGATCTGGTTTTTTATGGGAATCAACGTCATCTGGAGTTTGACTTCCAACTCTCGCCTGGGAGCAATCCTCAGAACATCAAACTGATGTTCAATGGGGCTCAGAATCTCGCACTCAATTCAAATGGAGATTTGGTCATTACGACTCAGTCTGGCCAACTCCTCCAACAGAAACCTATCGTCTATCAAGCCATCAACTCGCAAAGAACGGTTGTGGATGGGAACTATATCATTCTTCCCTCAGGGGAAGTTGGGTTTCAACTTGGCAATTATGCGCCTGAATACCCGCTTATCATTGATCCGATTTTATCCTACGCAACTTATTTGGGTGGCACAGGATATGACCAGTGCAATGATATAGCGGTTGATTCCAGCGGCAATATTGTCCTTACTGGATATACCACATCACTTCAATTTCCATTTGGAAACCCAACTCAATCCACTCATTTTCCAACTGATGAAGTTTTTGTAACAAAACTGAACCCAACGGGAACAACGCTCATCTATTCAGTTTATTTGGGAGGAACAAACACCAACAGTTCGGTTACCGTAGACCAGGGTGAAGCAGTTGCAATTGACTCAACTGGAAATATTTACCTCACTGGAGAGACAAACTCGACGGACTTTCCAGTCACGCCTGGGGCGATCCAACCCAACTTAAACGGGTGCTGTAATTCAGATATTTTCATTACTAAGCTCAATGCCGCCGGGAATCAGCTTCTGTATTCAACGTATCTGGGCGGGGATTTTGGAAATGAACAAGGGACAGATATTGCGGTTGATTCAGCCGGAGCGATCTATACAGTAGGGTTTACCAATTCACTCAACTTCCCGATAACACCTGGAGCGTTCCAGACAACGGGTGGAGTTGCTCAGAATGGCGGCATCATTGACGGATTCGCTGTCAAGCTCAACCCAACCACGTCCTCCCTGATTTATGGAACTTATCTTGGTGGTGCCAACGCTGACAAAATCGAAAAAATGGTTTTAACCTCAACGGGTGAAATTCTCCTGGTCGGAGATACCAACTCACCCAATTTCCCAACCAAACCGGGCGCCTACCAGCCAATCCCAAATGGTAGTTGCTGTAATTACGATGCTTTTGTAGCCAAACTCAACTCGAATGGAACGGATCTGGTCTTTTCCACTTACCTCGGCGGAGCAACCGGAAACGATTTTGGAACGGGGATTGGAGTTGACCCTACCGGGAACATTTTGGTTGGCGGGTATACTGGATCAACGGATTTTCCAGTCACAAGCGGAGTGATCCAGCCAACTGGTGGGGTGAATCCAATCTCAGGAATTTATGATGGTTTTGTCACCAGGTTAAACAGTTCCGGGTCAGCACTTGCTTTCTCAACTTATCTCGGAGGAAATGGCACTGACCAGATTTTAGATCTGACGGTTGACTCAATTGGAAATGCGCATATGGCTGGATTAACAGCCTCATCAAACTTTCCGCTGGTTGATCCACTCCAACCAGAATTTGGCGGAGGTGCTTATGATGGATTTGTAGCTGAAATCGGATCAACCGGCACAACACTGGTCCATTCAACCTATCTGGGTGGCTCTGGAAACGAAATCCCCTGGAGCGTGTGTGTAGATACATCACAAACTACCCTTGTTGGAGGAACAACGACTTCGGTCAATTTCCCGACTCACACTCCTTATCAGGCATCGAATCAAGGTGGCAATGATGCATTTCTGGTCAAAATTTCCCCTTGCCCAACATTGGACTTTCAACCATCTATTCTCCCAACGGGCATCATTGGCCTGGGATACAACCAGAGTCTGTCAGTGACAGGTGGCCAATCGCCTTATACCTTTACTGTTTTGAACGGCACGCTTCCAGCAGGACTGGCATTGAGTACGATTGGGGTTATTTCTGGAACTCCCTCAGCTATCGGCACTTCACAATTTACCGTGCAAGTCCAGGAGGGGAATCAATGCCGGGGAAGTCAGACCTACACATTGACAATTTCCTGTCCATCAATTTCATTGAGTCCAACCACACTTCCCGGAGGAGCAAGTGGATCAACCTATAACCAGAGTCTAAGCGCTTCTGGAGGGCAACAACCCTATACTTTTACCATTTCAGCCGGATCGCTTCCGGCTGGGTTGACCTTAAACCCAACCGGACTGATTTCAGGTATTCCGCTGGTTGCAGGAACTGCCCAGGTTTCTATTCAAGTTCAAGACGCAATGGGGTGCGTCGGAAGCCAAACCTATCCCATGGCAGTTACCTGCCCAGCAGCGACGATTCTCCCAGCAACATTACCAACTGGAACAGTTGGAACGACTTATACCGAAACGTTGACGGTGAGCGGCGCACAACTTCCCTTTACCTTTGACTTAGTCAATGGAGTTCTCCCAACAGGTGTAACACTTTCTCCAACTGGCCAGATCAGCGGGCTCCCAACCCAGGGAGGGAATTTTAGCTTCACGGTTCGGGCAACCTCCGAAAGCTGTTGTACCTATCTCCAACCCTTTACCCTGGAGGTCGAGGTTGTTCCAACCATTGATCCAACACCAGACATTGGATTTAACCCTGGTCTCAATGGAGAAGTGGTGGCTTTAGGCATCCAACCTGATGGGAAATGGGTGATCGGCGGATCCTTTACCCAGGTAAATGGGCAGCCCCGAGCCCATATTGTCCGGCTCAATCCAGATGGTTCAGTTGATACTTCCTTTGCTGACCCCGGCTTAAACGGTACGGTTCGCAAACTCATTCTTCTTCCAGATGGAAAAATTCTGATTGGAGGGGATTTCAACCAGGCAGGTGGATTTACCAGAGTGCAGCTTGCTCGACTCAATGCCAATGGCACGGCTGACCCAACATTTCAAGCACCAGTGCTGGCCAATGGAAACGGCGGATTTATCACATTTGCCCGTCAAGTTGATGGCAAAATCGTGGTTGGCGGCGGCTTTTCCCAGGCTGAAGGTCAACCTCACGCCGGTTTAGTTCGATTAACGAGCAATGGCGGGGTTGATACAACGTTTAACCCGCAAGTTTTAAGCCCAGGGTTTATTCCTCTGGTATGGACTATTGCGCTCCAATCAGATGGAAAAATTGTGATTGGCGGAGATTTCTCGCTGGTCAATTATGAGGGCCGTCAAAATATTGCCCGGTTGAACTCTAATGGAACTCTGGACACGACTTTTACCGCTTATTCAACCGCCAGGGTATATGTCATTGCCATTCAACCTGATAAGAAAATTCTTGTTGGTGGTGTGATGGCTGTTCTGAGTGGACACCCAGTCATCAATTTGGGCCGGGTTCACCTAAATGGTTCGCCTGATACTGGATTCCAACCTGCCGCCAATGCCAGTGTTCATACCATGGTGGTTCAGACGGACGGAAAGATCCTGGTTGGCGGATTCTTTAACATCGCAAACGGCGATTACCGCAATTACATCATGCGGCTCAACAGCGATGGAGCGGCAGACAATACTTTTATTGATCCGGGACTGCGCGGACATGTGTGGGGACTTGGACTTGAGCCAAACGGTAGAATTGTTGCCGGCGGAGGCTTTACTCAGGTTGGCTCTTTCAACCAGAAATATCTTGTTCGGTTTGCAAGCCCTTCAACTCCAGCCCAAGAACTCCTCATCGCCCCCAATGGCACTTCAGTTACCTGGAACCGAAGTGGAAATGGCCCTGATGTTTGGCGGACATACTTTGAAGTATCAACCAATGGCGGAACAACCTATTCACTCCTTGGATCAGGCACTCGGATTGGGACTTCAACCAACTGGCAAATAACCGGGTTAAATTTACCGATTGGAACATCTTTTCTGATTCGGGCCCGAGGCTTCACGATTAGCGGTGAAACCAATGGATCAAGTGGATTGATTCAACAAATTCAGGAATCTACTTTTGGAAGGACTGATTTGCCCAGAAGGGAAAATAGATCTGACGCCTGGTGA
- a CDS encoding D-2-hydroxyacid dehydrogenase family protein → MHIVILDDYQDAVRSLQCFTKLKNHQVTIYQDTTQDLHILVERLKDAEAVVLIRERTQITQSLLQQLPNLKLISQTGKISNHLDLQACTAHGIAVAEGMGSPVAPAELCWALIMASSRRLPDYCNALHHGRWQQTETPGLGRVLKSLTLGIWSYGKVGRVVATYGRAFGMEVMIWGRESSLAAAQSDGFRVAGSQNELFSKSDVLSIHLRLNAATRGCIKYTDLARMKPDALFVNTSRAELIEPGALERALNEGRPGSAALDVYESEPILDANHPLLKMKNVLCSPHLGYVEKSSYELYFKAAFENILAFAAGKPQNIANAQVFK, encoded by the coding sequence ATGCACATTGTCATTTTAGACGACTATCAAGATGCGGTTCGCAGTTTACAGTGCTTCACAAAATTAAAAAATCACCAGGTCACGATTTATCAGGACACGACGCAGGATCTTCATATTCTGGTTGAACGGCTTAAAGATGCCGAAGCCGTCGTACTCATCCGTGAACGAACACAAATCACCCAATCGCTCTTACAACAACTTCCCAATCTAAAACTTATCAGCCAGACCGGTAAAATCAGCAATCATCTGGATTTGCAGGCATGTACAGCGCATGGAATTGCAGTTGCCGAGGGGATGGGATCTCCGGTGGCACCGGCTGAACTCTGCTGGGCACTCATTATGGCCTCCAGCCGCCGATTGCCGGACTATTGCAATGCGCTGCATCACGGACGCTGGCAACAAACCGAAACACCAGGGCTGGGACGGGTTCTCAAAAGCCTGACACTTGGCATCTGGAGCTATGGGAAAGTTGGGCGGGTGGTCGCCACTTATGGCCGGGCGTTTGGAATGGAAGTCATGATTTGGGGACGCGAATCATCCCTGGCCGCAGCCCAATCAGATGGCTTTCGGGTAGCCGGCAGCCAAAACGAACTCTTTTCCAAAAGCGATGTGCTTTCAATTCATTTGCGGCTCAACGCCGCCACACGCGGCTGTATCAAGTACACCGATCTGGCTCGAATGAAACCGGATGCGCTCTTTGTTAACACCAGTCGCGCTGAATTGATTGAACCTGGTGCACTTGAACGGGCACTCAACGAAGGCCGCCCAGGCAGCGCAGCCCTTGATGTGTATGAAAGCGAGCCGATTCTTGACGCCAATCATCCGCTGCTGAAGATGAAGAATGTTCTCTGTTCGCCGCATCTGGGCTATGTTGAAAAAAGCAGCTATGAACTGTATTTCAAAGCGGCGTTTGAAAATATCCTGGCGTTTGCCGCCGGGAAACCACAAAACATTGCCAATGCGCAGGTGTTTAAGTAG
- a CDS encoding alpha/beta hydrolase encodes MTPQPGFLYIGQTRLEYRWFGLPPNERPTLVFLHEGLGCVSLWRDFPEQLFLQTGCGALVYSRAGYGKSDPAVLPRPVRFMYDEAEILGLILEQTGIEKPILVGHSDGASIALIYAGGPKGSSVCGLILEAPHVFTEPPGLASIAQIREVYRTTDLRQRLARHHGDNTDIAFWGWNDIWLHPEFQAWNIESVLPAITAPMLIIQGEADEYGTWRQVAAIQDQSGVAVETLAIPGCGHSPHREFPDIVLNAMAGFINCFAT; translated from the coding sequence ATGACTCCCCAACCCGGTTTTCTCTACATTGGCCAGACCCGGCTTGAATATCGCTGGTTTGGGCTGCCACCAAATGAACGTCCAACTCTGGTTTTTCTTCACGAAGGGCTGGGCTGTGTGTCATTATGGAGAGACTTTCCCGAACAACTTTTTTTGCAAACAGGATGCGGCGCGCTGGTGTATTCGCGGGCGGGCTACGGAAAATCTGATCCGGCTGTGTTGCCTCGACCAGTTCGGTTTATGTACGACGAAGCCGAAATTCTGGGTCTGATTCTGGAGCAAACCGGAATTGAAAAACCGATTCTGGTGGGTCACAGCGATGGCGCTTCGATTGCCCTGATTTATGCCGGTGGGCCCAAAGGTTCGTCAGTATGCGGGTTGATCCTGGAAGCTCCGCATGTGTTCACCGAGCCGCCAGGGCTGGCCAGCATTGCGCAGATTCGCGAAGTGTATCGCACAACTGATCTGCGCCAGCGTCTGGCACGTCACCACGGTGACAACACCGACATTGCCTTTTGGGGCTGGAATGACATCTGGCTCCATCCAGAGTTTCAAGCCTGGAATATCGAATCAGTGTTGCCGGCAATTACCGCTCCGATGCTGATCATTCAAGGCGAAGCTGATGAATATGGCACATGGCGTCAGGTTGCGGCCATTCAAGACCAGAGCGGAGTAGCCGTTGAAACCCTGGCAATTCCGGGGTGCGGACACTCACCCCATCGCGAATTTCCAGACATTGTGTTGAATGCCATGGCTGGATTTATCAACTGCTTCGCGACTTGA
- a CDS encoding nuclear transport factor 2 family protein, with the protein MEHPHVELIRRFYTARAENDRDTIREILATDVAWHDPYPPPHGGDLIGIEAVFREIIDKAGELTGGTIRLWLHDVLANDQHAVALVNWSATYRGKTMEGREVAVYHVHNGQITEAWFYPEDKAASDAFFQ; encoded by the coding sequence ATGGAACATCCACACGTTGAACTCATTCGCCGCTTTTATACCGCCCGTGCTGAAAATGACCGCGATACCATTCGCGAAATACTGGCCACTGATGTTGCCTGGCACGATCCGTATCCGCCGCCGCACGGAGGCGACCTGATTGGAATCGAAGCCGTTTTCCGCGAAATCATTGATAAGGCCGGAGAACTCACCGGTGGCACCATCCGGCTCTGGTTGCACGACGTGCTGGCCAATGACCAGCACGCAGTGGCACTCGTCAACTGGTCAGCGACCTATCGTGGAAAAACAATGGAAGGCCGCGAAGTCGCTGTCTATCACGTTCACAATGGCCAAATCACCGAAGCGTGGTTCTACCCGGAAGATAAAGCGGCATCGGACGCCTTTTTTCAATAG
- a CDS encoding YdeI/OmpD-associated family protein, translated as MSKPKIELQQIYIRDRQEWRDWLTQNGSTSPGIWLVYYKVTTGKPSVKYTDAVKEALCFGWIDSKAKSIDAERYMQMFTPRKSKSVWSKLNKSYIEELIELGLMAEAGLQKIQMAKADGSWTTLDAIEELVVPIDLQTALETSDAASSYFEQASNSTKKSLLFWVESAKRQETRAKRIAQLVESAAENKNPVDRNAPLVSTARLVTQKGTSNGTTQS; from the coding sequence ATGTCAAAACCAAAAATTGAGCTGCAACAGATTTATATTCGGGACCGCCAGGAATGGCGCGACTGGCTGACCCAAAATGGCAGCACCTCGCCGGGAATCTGGCTGGTGTACTACAAAGTCACCACCGGCAAGCCGAGCGTCAAATACACTGATGCCGTCAAAGAGGCGTTATGCTTCGGTTGGATTGATAGCAAGGCAAAGTCCATTGATGCCGAGCGCTATATGCAGATGTTCACACCGCGTAAATCCAAAAGCGTCTGGTCCAAACTCAACAAAAGCTATATCGAAGAATTGATTGAACTTGGCTTGATGGCTGAGGCCGGATTGCAAAAAATCCAGATGGCAAAAGCAGATGGTTCCTGGACAACGCTGGATGCAATTGAGGAACTGGTCGTCCCGATTGACCTCCAAACCGCACTGGAGACCAGTGACGCCGCCAGCAGCTATTTTGAACAGGCCAGCAATTCCACGAAAAAAAGTCTGCTCTTCTGGGTTGAAAGCGCCAAACGCCAGGAAACCCGCGCCAAACGCATTGCCCAACTGGTTGAATCAGCCGCTGAAAATAAAAACCCGGTTGATCGAAATGCCCCACTGGTTTCAACCGCGAGGCTGGTGACGCAAAAAGGCACGTCCAATGGAACAACTCAAAGCTGA
- a CDS encoding Uma2 family endonuclease: MYDLPDEEVGQSGMPDEFHLWQPRLLEETFRPANFPEAEIFIGSDINLYYDVHHPRRNKRPDWFAAVGLPVQEKQEMRLSYVTWQEGVNPFLIVELLSPGTEKEDLGQRLRDVKSGADPTKWEVYEQYLRVPYYVTFSRYTNEARVFELRGGRFSEVTDHQGRFWMPGLELGLGLWQGTYHGEDRLWLRFYDVQGNWIPTPLELQQQAAERARQETEAERVKAELAQQKADAERAKAELAQQEADAERANAELAQQEADAERTKAELAQQEAEAQRLEKEKALEKAARLAARLKALGIDPDEE, from the coding sequence ATGTATGACTTACCAGACGAGGAGGTTGGACAATCAGGTATGCCGGATGAATTCCACCTGTGGCAGCCGCGTTTGTTAGAGGAAACGTTTCGTCCCGCGAACTTTCCTGAAGCTGAAATTTTCATCGGTAGCGATATCAATCTCTATTATGACGTGCATCATCCACGCCGGAACAAACGTCCCGACTGGTTTGCGGCTGTTGGGTTGCCGGTTCAAGAAAAGCAGGAAATGAGATTGAGTTATGTGACCTGGCAGGAAGGGGTGAACCCATTTCTGATCGTTGAGCTATTGTCGCCAGGTACCGAAAAAGAGGATCTTGGGCAAAGACTCCGGGATGTAAAATCTGGAGCGGATCCGACCAAATGGGAAGTGTATGAACAATATTTGCGCGTGCCGTATTACGTTACATTCAGTCGCTATACCAACGAAGCGCGGGTTTTTGAATTGCGTGGCGGGCGATTTAGCGAAGTCACCGACCATCAAGGCCGATTTTGGATGCCAGGGTTAGAGCTGGGTTTGGGCTTGTGGCAGGGGACATATCACGGAGAAGATCGCCTGTGGCTGCGTTTTTATGACGTGCAGGGAAACTGGATTCCCACACCCCTTGAACTGCAACAACAAGCCGCAGAACGCGCCCGGCAAGAAACTGAAGCCGAACGAGTCAAAGCTGAACTGGCTCAACAAAAAGCCGATGCTGAACGGGCCAAAGCTGAACTGGCTCAACAGGAAGCCGATGCTGAACGGGCCAACGCTGAACTGGCTCAACAGGAAGCCGATGCTGAACGGACCAAAGCTGAACTGGCTCAACAGGAAGCCGAAGCCCAACGACTGGAAAAAGAAAAAGCACTTGAAAAGGCTGCTCGATTGGCTGCCCGGCTCAAGGCTCTGGGGATTGACCCAGACGAGGAATAA
- a CDS encoding HEAT repeat domain-containing protein: protein MTNSQPTDTRTTEELIQLALAATDEENRSEIIRTLHRRGGQSEFDAAVQLCQSDDALHRELGADILGQLKSDQQDFQTEAVDVLLTLLNDSNEDVLYSTIIALGHRQDERSVSALCALADHPSPEIRSAVAIALGGLVDELALETLIRLTADTDLDTRNWATFGLGSLTPYDTPELREAFLLRATDENHEVRGEALVGLARRGDHRALALIQRELDQEDIGILVLEACEYLGDPALLPRLQELEAKWTASWGNTPNQLFESQLREAIAACSGSDDEEGG, encoded by the coding sequence ATGACCAACTCCCAACCAACTGACACGCGAACCACCGAAGAACTCATCCAGCTTGCGCTTGCTGCCACGGATGAGGAAAACCGCTCTGAAATAATCCGGACGCTCCATCGCCGTGGAGGGCAATCAGAATTTGACGCTGCCGTTCAGCTTTGCCAGAGTGATGACGCTCTGCACCGCGAGCTCGGCGCTGATATTCTGGGTCAACTGAAATCCGATCAACAGGACTTCCAGACAGAAGCCGTTGACGTGTTGCTGACGCTACTCAATGACTCAAATGAAGATGTTTTATATTCCACAATTATCGCCCTTGGTCACCGCCAGGACGAACGTTCAGTTTCGGCGCTGTGTGCATTGGCTGACCATCCCAGTCCAGAGATTCGGTCGGCGGTTGCGATTGCACTGGGCGGTCTGGTAGATGAACTGGCGTTGGAAACATTGATCCGACTCACTGCGGACACAGATCTTGATACCCGAAACTGGGCAACATTTGGCCTTGGTTCGCTGACACCATATGACACGCCGGAGCTTCGCGAAGCCTTTCTTCTGCGGGCAACCGACGAAAACCACGAAGTTCGCGGTGAGGCGCTGGTTGGGCTGGCGCGCAGAGGCGATCACCGGGCGCTGGCCCTCATTCAACGGGAACTGGATCAAGAAGACATCGGGATTCTGGTTCTTGAAGCCTGTGAATATCTGGGTGACCCGGCATTGCTTCCGCGACTTCAAGAACTTGAAGCAAAATGGACGGCAAGCTGGGGAAATACACCAAATCAACTGTTTGAAAGTCAGCTTCGTGAGGCCATTGCGGCTTGTTCCGGAAGCGACGACGAGGAGGGTGGGTGA